Proteins from a genomic interval of Haloterrigena sp. KLK7:
- a CDS encoding TIGR00341 family protein: MRFVQLSVPAGKRSAILDILSEEDIDYVITDESSDNGGYEAVISFPLSQDNVEPTLDRLRESGISADAWTVVVDAQTVVSDRFEGDEKRDDNRDAPSGLIARDELRTAASDLAPGRSERWSYVVMTVVSAVVAVVGLLQNSAAVVVGSMVIAPLIGPAMAAATGTVIDNRDLATRGLALQVLGLGLAVVSAAAFAAVVRFVGLMPPGTDITAIPEVQSRLAPNFLSLAVALGAGVAGAISLATGSGAALVGVMIAVALIPPAATVGLGIAWSQPLVSFGSGVLLLVNVLSINLIALVVIWLIGYRPQNSFQLNAVQARIRQRILMLALALVVLSMFLAGVTYITYQSAQFEEKAENEVRDMIDEQPYRQLALADLSIGSSETAIAFNEADVDGGGAINVSVTLNRPMGTTQPNFASELDRRLTQQTERDVVVEVQFIDTGRTASERSSGNATGSSALFTPPP, from the coding sequence ATGCGATTTGTCCAACTCTCGGTTCCGGCCGGAAAGCGCAGCGCGATCCTCGATATCCTTTCCGAGGAAGATATCGACTACGTCATCACCGACGAATCCAGCGACAACGGCGGCTACGAGGCGGTCATCTCGTTCCCGCTCTCCCAGGACAACGTCGAGCCAACGCTCGACCGACTCCGCGAGAGTGGTATCAGCGCGGACGCCTGGACCGTTGTGGTCGATGCCCAGACCGTCGTCTCTGACCGTTTCGAAGGAGACGAGAAACGAGACGACAACCGGGACGCACCCAGCGGTCTCATCGCGCGCGATGAACTCCGAACGGCAGCTTCGGATCTCGCTCCCGGACGCTCAGAACGCTGGTCGTACGTCGTAATGACCGTGGTGAGTGCCGTCGTCGCCGTCGTCGGCTTGCTTCAGAACTCGGCCGCAGTGGTAGTGGGGTCGATGGTCATCGCACCATTGATTGGACCGGCGATGGCCGCCGCCACGGGAACGGTCATCGACAACCGCGATCTCGCCACGCGCGGGTTGGCGTTGCAGGTACTCGGTCTCGGTCTCGCCGTCGTGAGCGCGGCGGCCTTCGCCGCAGTCGTTCGGTTCGTGGGATTGATGCCGCCGGGTACCGATATCACCGCGATTCCGGAGGTTCAGAGCCGGCTTGCGCCGAATTTCCTCTCACTGGCCGTCGCGCTCGGCGCGGGCGTCGCCGGTGCCATCAGCCTCGCAACGGGGAGCGGCGCGGCGCTCGTCGGTGTGATGATCGCGGTTGCACTCATCCCCCCGGCCGCAACAGTTGGTCTCGGCATCGCCTGGAGCCAGCCGCTCGTGAGCTTCGGCTCGGGGGTGTTGCTCCTCGTGAACGTGCTCTCCATCAACCTGATCGCGCTGGTCGTCATCTGGCTCATCGGCTATCGGCCACAAAACTCGTTCCAGCTCAATGCAGTGCAAGCCAGAATTCGACAGCGAATCCTCATGCTCGCGCTTGCGCTCGTCGTGCTCTCGATGTTCCTAGCCGGCGTTACCTACATCACCTACCAGTCCGCCCAGTTCGAAGAGAAAGCCGAAAACGAGGTGCGCGACATGATCGACGAGCAACCGTATCGCCAGCTCGCCTTGGCTGATCTCTCGATCGGATCGAGCGAGACAGCCATCGCCTTCAACGAAGCTGACGTCGACGGCGGTGGAGCCATCAACGTCTCTGTGACGCTTAACCGGCCAATGGGGACCACACAGCCGAACTTTGCCTCGGAGCTTGACCGCCGACTCACCCAGCAGACCGAGCGCGATGTTGTCGTCGAGGTGCAGTTCATCGACACCGGCCGAACCGCCTCGGAACGGTCGTCGGGAAACGCCACGGGTTCGTCGGCATTGTTCACGCCTCCACCATAA
- a CDS encoding DNA cytosine methyltransferase has protein sequence MTTKDRHALCIPDFYPWGLDLRYRMLQPRELAAAQGIPEGYDFTGNKTQTTKQIRNAVPVNLGKSLVGQSFFSKY, from the coding sequence GTGACAACCAAGGATCGGCACGCGCTGTGCATCCCAGACTTCTATCCGTGGGGGCTCGATCTCCGCTACCGGATGCTCCAGCCGCGGGAGCTCGCCGCAGCTCAAGGCATCCCGGAGGGCTACGACTTTACTGGGAACAAGACCCAGACCACAAAACAGATCAGGAACGCTGTCCCGGTCAACCTCGGGAAGTCGCTCGTCGGTCAGTCTTTCTTCTCGAAGTATTGA
- a CDS encoding multidrug efflux SMR transporter: protein MSWPLLILAGLFEIGWAIGLEYSDGLSKPVPTLGTAVALIISMVLLAQAIKDLPIGTAYAVWTGIGAVGTASLGIILFDEPATLARIGFISIILVGIVGLHFVSGGSASA from the coding sequence ATGTCGTGGCCGCTCTTGATACTGGCTGGACTGTTTGAGATCGGATGGGCAATTGGACTCGAATATTCGGACGGTCTCTCAAAACCAGTACCGACGCTCGGTACCGCTGTTGCCCTCATCATTAGTATGGTACTGTTGGCGCAGGCAATCAAAGACCTCCCCATCGGCACGGCATACGCTGTCTGGACTGGTATCGGTGCTGTTGGGACAGCATCGCTTGGGATTATCCTGTTTGATGAACCTGCAACCCTTGCCCGAATAGGGTTCATCAGCATTATTCTCGTTGGTATCGTCGGCCTCCACTTCGTTTCTGGTGGTTCGGCTTCGGCATAG
- a CDS encoding tyrosine-type recombinase/integrase, giving the protein MSTPSERRAHSQGKTVQDAVERYLTYKIQAEGSRTTMRSPLMGFAEFCRDELGIDDIGDLEPADVRRYSEDLYDRTKIDEEISASTAQTYFAYVRAFLSWCVRDQLLETNPADTTEAMDPLPEDDGKRKTQYWSEDEREQFINYVTKRVDMALEGTIRIDRETAFRDRAIVVMLDGTGARGAELFSDPKDEKRDGLRWSDVDFEERSIEVYGKSRDYETAPFPESVHDVLERWCGLLDPPTESWPVFPTGHYQSKREVLVESIGEEAVSAALEDRGDVGKTEVLDRLHREHEVPPPSISKEGVRRLMKRLTKEAGIEPDGDYDYLTLHGARRALGRDLYASGLSEKAQEALRHQSIETTHEAYSDTKMKDVSDSIDEVRD; this is encoded by the coding sequence ATGTCTACTCCCAGCGAGAGACGGGCTCACTCCCAGGGGAAGACCGTCCAAGACGCGGTCGAACGCTACCTCACCTACAAGATCCAAGCGGAAGGCTCCCGGACGACGATGCGCTCGCCGCTGATGGGGTTCGCCGAGTTCTGTCGGGACGAACTCGGCATCGATGACATTGGAGATCTCGAGCCGGCAGACGTCCGTCGATACAGTGAGGACCTATACGACCGAACCAAGATCGACGAGGAAATCTCGGCGTCGACGGCACAGACATACTTCGCGTATGTCCGTGCTTTCCTGTCCTGGTGTGTTCGAGACCAACTCCTCGAGACGAATCCAGCGGACACGACCGAGGCGATGGATCCTCTTCCTGAGGACGATGGGAAGCGCAAAACGCAGTACTGGTCGGAAGACGAGCGCGAGCAGTTCATAAACTACGTTACCAAGCGCGTCGACATGGCGCTCGAGGGAACGATCCGGATCGATCGAGAGACCGCGTTCCGCGACCGGGCGATCGTAGTTATGCTCGACGGAACGGGTGCGCGTGGAGCGGAACTGTTCTCGGATCCAAAGGACGAGAAACGCGATGGTCTCCGCTGGTCTGACGTCGATTTTGAGGAGCGGTCGATCGAGGTCTATGGGAAGTCACGAGACTATGAAACCGCACCGTTCCCCGAGAGCGTTCACGATGTCCTCGAGCGATGGTGCGGACTCCTTGATCCACCGACCGAGTCGTGGCCTGTTTTCCCGACCGGCCACTATCAGTCGAAACGCGAGGTACTTGTCGAATCAATCGGTGAAGAGGCGGTTTCTGCGGCACTCGAGGACCGGGGTGACGTGGGGAAAACCGAGGTTCTTGACCGACTACACCGTGAGCATGAGGTCCCACCGCCGTCGATCTCCAAAGAGGGAGTTCGGCGGTTGATGAAACGACTCACGAAAGAGGCCGGTATCGAGCCGGACGGCGATTACGACTATCTCACACTCCACGGCGCACGACGGGCGCTCGGTCGTGACCTGTACGCGAGTGGCTTGTCCGAAAAGGCACAAGAAGCTCTCCGCCACCAATCGATTGAGACAACACACGAAGCATATTCGGATACCAAGATGAAGGACGTCTCCGACAGTATCGACGAAGTCCGCGACTGA
- a CDS encoding formate/nitrite transporter family protein, with amino-acid sequence MSDREEEDSETEFRESIDHAPSGAPAVGWAIGDRFSTEEVFVRVLASAEDEIDTRKQQLFFSGLTAGFAIVLTFLGHAVGAATFPENPFLSALLYPVGFIYIIIGGYQLYTENTLPPVALVLSRIASFPMLLRVWSIALLGNVIGAALGAYVLAHGQVLSPEAVQAGIAFTGEGVEKGWWTVFNRSIFAGWLVAGVVWLNHAARDTISRFIIIYFIFYLIAAAELYHVVTAACEVLFFLFVTGSAPVTVVFEFWLPILLGNTIGGVFLFTLVNYAQTEQRRFPSIRELDTRELLFGWHGGTKQRSDSSEPAYQYFEKKD; translated from the coding sequence GTGAGTGACCGTGAAGAGGAAGATTCGGAAACCGAGTTCCGTGAGTCAATTGATCACGCCCCGTCGGGAGCGCCTGCGGTTGGTTGGGCGATCGGCGATCGTTTCTCGACAGAGGAAGTCTTCGTCCGCGTGCTCGCAAGTGCTGAGGACGAGATTGACACCCGCAAACAACAGCTGTTTTTCAGCGGGCTGACGGCCGGCTTTGCCATCGTCCTCACGTTCCTCGGCCATGCGGTCGGCGCGGCCACCTTCCCGGAGAATCCCTTTCTGAGCGCGCTTCTGTATCCGGTCGGATTCATCTACATTATTATCGGCGGCTATCAGCTGTACACCGAAAACACGCTGCCACCGGTCGCGCTTGTCCTGTCCCGTATTGCCAGTTTCCCGATGTTGCTCCGCGTCTGGAGTATCGCGCTGCTTGGCAACGTGATCGGTGCCGCGCTCGGAGCATACGTCCTCGCACACGGGCAGGTCCTCTCGCCTGAGGCAGTCCAAGCTGGTATTGCATTTACCGGTGAAGGGGTTGAGAAGGGCTGGTGGACGGTTTTTAATCGATCGATTTTTGCGGGATGGCTGGTCGCTGGCGTCGTCTGGCTCAACCATGCAGCGCGCGATACGATCTCTCGATTCATTATCATATATTTCATCTTTTATCTGATCGCCGCAGCCGAACTCTATCACGTCGTTACCGCCGCGTGTGAAGTGCTCTTCTTTCTGTTTGTCACTGGATCAGCGCCGGTTACTGTTGTGTTCGAGTTTTGGCTACCGATCCTTCTCGGAAACACGATCGGCGGTGTGTTCCTGTTCACCTTAGTAAACTATGCACAGACTGAGCAGCGTCGCTTTCCCTCCATCCGAGAACTCGATACACGTGAACTGTTGTTCGGTTGGCACGGGGGCACCAAGCAACGATCTGATTCCAGTGAGCCGGCCTATCAATACTTCGAGAAGAAAGACTGA
- a CDS encoding RNA polymerase subunit sigma-70, whose amino-acid sequence MAAVLVGEEVLEDERPAVALGVGRVARLADKLEKVRVVVDVELNLLEQLSDFVDDRVRDAARELVAASAGVRPSIEEPYVLPQFGDWPFAFTRIDAVYVWTQGGYQVGRDPDDYPLFLAVREQNVDAWEAFFESFDLPTAFDRLPRDELAGPLQIVLDPQPALEIEHVEGYPVVPRTETIEYMREHYTQFQSALAMLDRMYDDLDLGVTYRETERAQT is encoded by the coding sequence GTGGCTGCGGTCCTCGTCGGCGAGGAAGTCCTCGAAGACGAACGACCAGCCGTAGCGCTCGGCGTCGGTCGTGTAGCCCGTCTCGCGGACAAACTTGAGAAAGTGCGCGTCGTCGTCGATGTCGAACTGAACTTGCTGGAGCAGTTGAGTGACTTCGTCGACGACCGAGTGAGAGACGCAGCACGCGAGCTCGTCGCTGCCAGCGCCGGCGTCAGACCCTCCATCGAGGAGCCCTACGTCCTCCCCCAGTTCGGTGACTGGCCGTTTGCGTTCACACGGATCGACGCCGTCTATGTGTGGACACAGGGTGGCTACCAAGTCGGTCGTGATCCCGACGACTATCCGCTATTCCTTGCCGTCCGTGAGCAGAACGTCGACGCCTGGGAGGCGTTTTTCGAGTCGTTCGACCTTCCCACCGCGTTCGACCGGCTGCCCCGAGACGAGCTGGCAGGACCGCTGCAGATCGTCCTCGATCCACAACCGGCACTCGAAATTGAGCACGTCGAAGGCTACCCGGTGGTCCCGAGAACGGAGACAATCGAGTATATGCGCGAGCACTACACCCAGTTCCAGTCGGCGCTCGCGATGCTCGACCGAATGTACGACGACCTCGACCTCGGCGTCACTTACCGGGAGACGGAACGGGCACAGACATGA
- a CDS encoding ATP-binding protein, with amino-acid sequence MRHWNRLLTALGLFLLTIGGVRTGNTLLSEGIPLDDALRGVMIEAVLVGLPGLTLTFVGLMLPKLSILPAFYSRIIMYTGGGVVIASTVVGLRQLHPAVEIVDLTGGTQLILLSVGSVAGLLFGIENARTLTKAETLKEKNAELEEKYRIEKQNEELKKTEQRLEEAVSELESSNERLEEFAYAVSHDLQEPLRMITSYLQLLEQRYEDDLDDEGEEFIEFAVDGAERMRSMIDGLLDYSRVQTQGDPFDAVDLDDVLDDVLTDLQFRIEESNAEIERESLPMVEGDRSQLRQVFQNLLTNAIDYSGDGAPRIDISAERDGSTWIISVSDNGIGIDPSDAERIFGIFERLHSIDEQTGSGIGLAVCKRIIERHDGTIWVDSKPGSGSTFSFTLPDSKALSNDLNRNNETKPIYHS; translated from the coding sequence ATGAGGCACTGGAATCGACTTCTTACAGCGCTGGGGCTGTTTCTCCTCACCATTGGCGGCGTGAGAACGGGTAACACGTTGTTGAGCGAGGGAATACCACTGGATGACGCACTGAGGGGGGTGATGATCGAGGCAGTTCTCGTCGGTCTTCCTGGTCTTACGCTAACGTTCGTTGGCTTAATGCTACCCAAGTTGTCAATACTACCTGCATTCTATTCACGGATCATCATGTACACCGGCGGCGGCGTCGTCATAGCGAGTACCGTCGTTGGATTGAGGCAATTACACCCCGCCGTCGAGATAGTCGATTTAACCGGTGGTACGCAGCTCATCCTGTTGTCGGTCGGTTCGGTTGCAGGACTCTTGTTTGGCATTGAAAACGCGCGGACACTGACGAAAGCGGAAACCCTCAAGGAGAAAAACGCCGAACTTGAAGAGAAGTATCGTATAGAGAAACAGAATGAGGAATTGAAGAAAACGGAGCAACGTCTCGAAGAAGCAGTATCGGAACTGGAATCATCGAACGAACGGCTAGAAGAGTTCGCATACGCCGTTTCCCACGACTTACAGGAACCGCTCCGAATGATCACGAGCTACCTGCAACTGCTTGAGCAACGATACGAGGACGACCTTGACGACGAGGGCGAGGAGTTCATCGAGTTCGCAGTCGATGGAGCCGAACGAATGCGCTCGATGATCGACGGGTTGCTCGATTATTCGCGGGTACAAACACAGGGGGATCCGTTCGATGCCGTCGATCTCGATGATGTTCTCGACGACGTTCTCACCGATCTACAGTTCAGGATCGAAGAAAGCAATGCCGAAATCGAGCGTGAGTCATTACCAATGGTCGAAGGCGACAGGAGTCAATTACGGCAGGTATTCCAGAATCTGCTCACAAACGCGATCGACTATAGTGGCGATGGAGCTCCACGAATAGACATCTCGGCGGAACGCGATGGATCGACGTGGATAATATCCGTCAGCGACAACGGTATTGGGATTGATCCGTCCGACGCTGAGCGCATCTTCGGTATCTTCGAGCGATTGCACTCGATCGATGAACAGACTGGTTCAGGTATTGGGCTGGCCGTTTGTAAACGGATCATCGAACGTCACGACGGAACCATCTGGGTCGATTCCAAACCTGGTTCAGGATCGACGTTTTCCTTTACGCTCCCCGATTCCAAAGCACTATCAAACGACCTTAATCGTAACAACGAGACGAAACCCATCTATCATTCCTAG
- a CDS encoding multicopper oxidase: MNERTELARTGVSRRKLLLAAGVSGVSALAGCATDNTPSDTETASATTVAAHSSPDLEKWVDEVPRPGVAEPTETKDGQPYYEIEMSEVEQELHSDLPTTTVWGYDGQFPGPTIEAEQGEPIYVQWQNNLPDEHLLPVDTTVHEEMVPYGIDGVRTVTHLHGGNVEAASDGHAQAWFTRDFAKTGPSFEKKDYYYVNDQPPATLWYHDHAIGITRLNVYAGLAGFYLLRNDHERELGLPDGEYEIPLVLQDRSVNEDGSLFYPSAVSEDRGGDDSYPEPSIVPEFYGDVPVVNGKAWPRLSVDPRTYRFRMLNGSNSRYYNLKLLEYDESSAETSSDGPSFVQIGNDGGLLSEPVELDDRLEIGPGQRADVVVDFSDYAGETVLLHNDAPSLYRGSLEDSDETKPLPEIMLVDVADSATGEDSGTVPDTLTDVPDLPVESVDRHRHLTLAPGSDEYGRMKHLLGNQDQPSGYALDDPVTEEPELGTTEIWSLANNTGMSHPMHLHLVHFNVLGREPLSDYDSETNGIDPDSLESPQPYELGWNDVVTVDPAEVVHVLVHFGEYEGLFNDQTGEYMWHCHMIEHEDYDMMRPFRVVPNTDDTDG; the protein is encoded by the coding sequence GTGAACGAGCGTACTGAACTGGCCCGAACGGGTGTCTCGCGGCGAAAGCTCCTCCTAGCAGCCGGCGTTTCGGGCGTCTCGGCCCTCGCGGGCTGTGCGACGGATAACACGCCGTCCGATACCGAGACGGCGAGCGCGACGACCGTCGCGGCCCACTCGTCGCCGGACCTCGAGAAGTGGGTCGACGAGGTACCGCGTCCGGGCGTCGCGGAACCGACCGAGACGAAGGACGGCCAGCCATATTACGAGATCGAGATGAGCGAGGTCGAACAGGAACTCCACAGCGACCTCCCGACGACGACCGTCTGGGGATACGACGGTCAGTTTCCCGGACCGACCATTGAAGCCGAACAGGGGGAGCCGATCTACGTGCAGTGGCAGAACAACCTCCCGGACGAACACCTCCTCCCCGTCGACACGACGGTTCACGAGGAGATGGTCCCGTACGGTATCGACGGCGTCCGAACCGTCACGCACCTCCACGGCGGGAACGTCGAAGCCGCGAGCGACGGCCATGCGCAGGCGTGGTTCACTCGCGACTTTGCGAAGACGGGCCCCAGCTTCGAGAAAAAGGACTACTACTACGTCAACGACCAGCCGCCGGCGACCCTGTGGTATCACGACCACGCGATCGGCATCACGCGGCTGAACGTCTACGCCGGTCTCGCGGGGTTCTATCTCCTCCGGAACGACCACGAGCGGGAACTCGGGCTGCCCGACGGCGAGTACGAGATCCCGCTCGTGTTGCAGGACCGGAGCGTCAACGAGGACGGCTCGTTATTCTATCCGTCGGCCGTTTCGGAGGACCGAGGCGGTGACGATTCCTATCCCGAGCCGAGCATCGTTCCGGAATTCTACGGGGACGTGCCGGTCGTCAACGGAAAGGCCTGGCCCCGGCTCTCCGTCGATCCGAGAACGTATCGGTTCCGAATGCTCAACGGGTCCAACAGCCGCTACTACAACCTCAAGCTGCTCGAGTACGACGAGTCGTCGGCCGAGACTAGCAGCGACGGCCCGTCATTCGTCCAGATCGGGAACGACGGCGGTCTCCTCTCGGAACCGGTTGAACTCGACGACCGCCTCGAAATCGGTCCAGGACAGCGTGCCGACGTCGTCGTCGACTTCTCCGACTACGCGGGGGAGACGGTGCTCCTCCACAACGACGCGCCGTCGCTGTACCGCGGCTCTCTCGAGGACAGCGACGAGACGAAACCGCTTCCGGAAATCATGCTCGTCGACGTCGCGGATTCGGCGACTGGCGAGGATTCCGGGACGGTACCCGATACGTTGACCGATGTACCCGACCTGCCGGTCGAGTCGGTCGATCGACACCGACACCTCACGCTGGCCCCAGGAAGCGACGAGTACGGGCGGATGAAACACCTCCTCGGGAACCAGGACCAGCCGTCGGGGTACGCGCTCGACGACCCCGTCACCGAGGAACCAGAGCTCGGGACGACCGAAATCTGGAGCCTCGCCAACAATACCGGCATGTCTCACCCGATGCACCTCCACCTAGTCCACTTCAACGTGTTGGGACGAGAACCGCTGAGCGACTACGATTCAGAGACGAACGGCATCGATCCGGACTCGCTCGAGTCGCCCCAACCGTATGAACTGGGTTGGAACGACGTGGTCACCGTCGACCCCGCAGAGGTGGTTCACGTACTCGTCCACTTCGGGGAGTACGAAGGACTGTTCAACGACCAGACGGGCGAGTACATGTGGCACTGCCACATGATCGAGCACGAAGATTATGACATGATGCGTCCGTTTCGGGTAGTCCCGAACACTGATGATACCGACGGTTGA
- a CDS encoding HalOD1 output domain-containing protein: MSGEIIDPEYLDRLFEENISAESSVVFHYNGCRVTV; this comes from the coding sequence ATCAGCGGCGAGATCATTGATCCAGAGTATCTTGATAGACTATTCGAGGAGAATATCTCAGCTGAGAGTTCAGTCGTATTTCACTATAATGGCTGTCGGGTCACTGTTTGA
- a CDS encoding MBL fold metallo-hydrolase, whose amino-acid sequence MEVTLVGTGSPVPIPERGGTSIVVDVADERVLIDCGPKTVYGLMDAGIRFGEIETLFFTHHHMDHNASFFHFAFTSWTEGGRESLTIYGPDGTDRLVGALYDIYAEDIEYRQDIYPTDGISNIETKLVTDGFSRQMDGWEVDALPVEHSIETYAYRFDEHETDSSFVFSGDTRKIPSLSEFAADADVLVQECNTAPVDEDRVPDEDDKFVWSQHAEGEKGLDKSTLTANHCDATDAGKIAQDAGVQTLVLTHIMPYRDLEAIRQDAESVFDGEVVVSEDGLTLSP is encoded by the coding sequence ATGGAGGTTACTCTCGTCGGGACTGGAAGCCCAGTTCCGATTCCCGAGCGCGGTGGCACGAGTATCGTTGTCGACGTCGCCGACGAACGCGTGTTGATCGACTGCGGGCCGAAGACCGTCTACGGCCTTATGGACGCGGGAATTCGCTTCGGGGAGATCGAGACGCTATTCTTTACCCACCACCACATGGACCACAACGCATCGTTCTTCCACTTCGCGTTCACAAGCTGGACGGAGGGCGGGCGTGAATCACTCACCATATACGGACCCGACGGTACCGACCGACTCGTCGGCGCGCTGTACGACATCTACGCGGAAGACATTGAGTACCGCCAAGACATCTACCCGACCGACGGCATCTCGAATATCGAGACCAAGCTGGTTACGGACGGCTTCAGTCGCCAGATGGACGGCTGGGAGGTTGATGCACTCCCGGTTGAACATTCGATCGAGACGTACGCGTATCGGTTCGATGAGCATGAGACGGATTCATCGTTCGTCTTCTCTGGCGATACTCGGAAGATCCCATCGCTCTCCGAGTTCGCCGCGGACGCGGACGTCCTCGTGCAGGAGTGTAACACTGCACCAGTTGATGAAGACCGCGTGCCAGACGAGGACGACAAGTTCGTCTGGTCACAGCATGCAGAGGGGGAAAAAGGCCTAGACAAGTCTACGTTGACTGCAAACCACTGTGATGCGACAGATGCTGGTAAAATCGCGCAGGACGCCGGTGTCCAGACGCTTGTTCTCACCCACATCATGCCGTACCGCGACCTTGAGGCAATCCGACAAGACGCTGAATCAGTCTTCGACGGAGAGGTAGTCGTCTCCGAAGATGGACTCACCCTTTCTCCATAG
- a CDS encoding CGCGG family rSAM-modified RiPP protein codes for MSKASASGLDPEAVHENSRPVDLEGPEHGVVRDLVVEQAAEAIKHRSHVDLVIHEIHGHPVDYRYDELEAAFECAALEWDRVGQCGCGGHVTCVHLQYRGVPSISVAKVDRGFAGTEVYL; via the coding sequence ATGAGCAAGGCGAGTGCCTCGGGGCTTGACCCCGAGGCAGTTCACGAGAATTCCCGGCCCGTTGATCTGGAAGGACCCGAACATGGTGTCGTCCGCGACCTCGTCGTCGAACAAGCGGCTGAGGCAATCAAACACAGGTCCCACGTCGATCTCGTCATCCACGAGATACACGGCCATCCCGTCGACTACCGCTACGACGAACTCGAGGCGGCCTTCGAATGTGCCGCGCTCGAGTGGGACCGCGTCGGTCAGTGCGGCTGTGGCGGCCACGTGACGTGCGTCCACCTCCAATACCGTGGCGTACCGTCGATCTCTGTAGCGAAAGTCGACCGCGGTTTTGCGGGGACAGAAGTCTATTTGTGA
- a CDS encoding deoxyhypusine synthase, with amino-acid sequence MDNDDSHDHVVPGSEEDLDTPDVNGYDFRGEFDFHEMLDSYATTGFQATQLAEAIDIAERMQEADATVYLTFTSNIISSGLRETVAYLVREGYVDVLITTSGSLTEDVIKTAKPFKMGDWDADEAALREQGINRLGNIFVPSDRYVWLEEYLYDFFDDFFAEEKVRTPTAFARELGETLDDEDSVLKQAADNDVPVYCPALTDAEVGNFLYYYRQGYDSDVGIEILDDYDSLIEDGLLADTTGLIAVGGGVPKHHAIMTNLFRGGADYVVYISTGMEGDGSLSGAPPNEAVSWGKIKEVRANYTQVEAEATLVFPLLVAGAFH; translated from the coding sequence ATGGACAACGACGACTCTCACGACCATGTCGTCCCCGGAAGTGAGGAAGATCTTGATACGCCTGACGTTAATGGCTATGACTTTCGCGGCGAATTCGACTTCCACGAAATGCTCGACTCCTATGCGACAACAGGATTCCAAGCAACACAACTTGCAGAAGCCATCGATATTGCAGAACGCATGCAGGAAGCGGACGCGACAGTCTATCTCACATTCACGTCGAATATCATCTCGTCGGGGTTGCGCGAGACCGTCGCCTATCTCGTCCGAGAAGGGTACGTGGACGTTCTCATCACGACATCTGGGTCGCTAACTGAGGATGTCATTAAGACAGCGAAACCGTTTAAGATGGGTGACTGGGACGCAGATGAAGCAGCACTTCGGGAGCAAGGCATCAACCGACTTGGAAACATCTTCGTCCCCTCTGATCGATACGTATGGCTGGAGGAATATCTATACGATTTCTTCGATGATTTCTTCGCGGAGGAGAAAGTTCGGACACCAACCGCATTCGCACGTGAATTAGGGGAAACGCTTGACGACGAGGATTCGGTCTTGAAGCAAGCGGCAGACAATGACGTCCCCGTATACTGTCCGGCATTGACCGACGCTGAGGTGGGGAACTTCCTCTACTATTATCGCCAAGGCTACGATTCAGACGTCGGGATCGAGATTCTGGACGACTACGACTCGCTCATTGAAGACGGGTTGCTCGCGGACACGACGGGGCTCATCGCGGTCGGTGGTGGCGTACCAAAACACCATGCTATCATGACAAACCTCTTCCGCGGTGGGGCTGATTACGTCGTCTACATCTCGACGGGGATGGAAGGAGATGGATCGCTGTCGGGTGCACCACCAAACGAGGCGGTCTCATGGGGGAAAATCAAGGAGGTGCGAGCAAACTACACACAGGTTGAGGCAGAGGCAACACTGGTCTTCCCACTACTCGTGGCAGGAGCATTCCACTGA